In Struthio camelus isolate bStrCam1 chromosome 22, bStrCam1.hap1, whole genome shotgun sequence, one DNA window encodes the following:
- the IGSF9B gene encoding protein turtle homolog B isoform X3 produces MIWYVAALVASVLGARGLPVQGAHGSREEPEFVTARAGESVILGCDVIHPLTGQPPPYVVEWFKFGVPIPIFIKFGFYPPHVDPEYAGRASLHDKASLRIEQVRSEDQGWYECKVLMLDQQYDTFHNGSWVHLTVNAPPTFTETPPQYVEAKEGSSVTLTCMAFGNPKPIVSWLREGELLGTDGKYQVSDGSLTVLSVSREDRGAYTCRAYSIQGEAVHTTRLLVQGPPFIVSPPENITVNISQDALFTCQAEAYPGNLTYLWYWEEENVYFKNDLKLRVRILIDGTLIIFRVKPEDAGKYTCIPSNSLGRSPSASAYLTVQYPARVVNMPPVIYIPIGIHGYIRCPVEAEPPVTLVKWNKDGRPLRVEKYAGWNLLEDGSIRIEEATEDALGTYTCVPYNALGTMGQSPPARLVLKDPPYFTVLPGWEYRQEAGRELLIPCAAAGDPFPIIAWRKVGKPSRSKHNTLPGGTLQIRSLGKDDHGEWECVATNVVASITASTHLTVVGTSPHAPTGVHVVAAMTSANVSWEPGYDGGYEQTFSVWYGPLMKRAQFGPHDWLSLPVPAGSSWLLVDTLEPETAYQFSVLAQNKLGTSSFSEVVTVNTLAFPVTTPEPLVLVTPPRCLTANRTQQGVLLSWLPPANHSFPIDRYIMEFRVGERWEILDDGILGTESEFFAKDLSQDTWYEFRVLAVMQDLISEPSNIAGVSSTDIFPPPDLTDEGLARPVLAGIVATICFLAAAILFSTLAACFVNKQRKRKLKRKKDPPLSITHCRKSLESPLSSGKVSPESIRTLRPPSESSDDQGPQAKRMLSPSKEKELSLYKKTKRAISSKKYSVSKAEAEAEATTPIELISRGPDGRFVMDPAEMEPSLKTRRIEGFPFVEETDMYPEFRQSDEENDDPVVPASVTALKSQLTPLSSSQESYLQPPAYSPRFHRALEGTGTLESHLQATGQARPPAPRAFHHGQFYGYLSSSSPGEVDPPPFYMPEVSPLSSVMSSPPLHPEGPFGHPTIPEENGENASNSTLPLAQTPTGGRSPEPWGRAEFPFGGLEASPVVFPHQLQQCDVAESAQPTACLPRGPPPSSLQVPVSYPGILPLEAPKSWTGKSPGRSQPSVPTTTKWQDKPMQPMGSQGQLRHTSQGMGIPVLPYHEPSESVGHSGTSTFSLDTRWYEPQPRPRPSPRQVRRAEPSLHQVVLQPSRLSPLTQSPLSSRNSSPELTARARPRPGVIQQAEMSEITLQPPAAVSFSRKSTPSTGSPAPSSQGESPSYRPTTAFTSLATGYSGSQGSSLPVDTMDVFGEIPSPKGTSEEILRPEPTPTTVATSGYLGSVVETSFSSAQ; encoded by the exons ATGATTTGGTATGTGGCCGCTTTGGTAGCAAGTGTGCTCGGCGCCCGCGGGCTGCCCGTCCAAG GTGCCCACGGCTCAAGGGAGGAACCCGAGTTTGTGACCGCTCGCGCTGGCGAGAGCGTGATCCTGGGATGCGACGTCATCCACCCGCTCACGGGGCAGCCCCCTCCCTATGTCGTGGAGTGGTTCAAGTTcggcgtccccatccccatcttcaTCAAGTTTGGGTTTTACCCTCCCCATGTGGACCCAGAGTATGCAG GCCGGGCCAGCCTCCACGACAAGGCGTCGCTGCGCATTGAGCAAGTGCGCTCCGAGGACCAGGGCTGGTACGAGTGCAAAGTGCTCATGCTGGACCAGCAGTACGACACCTTCCACAACGGCAGCTGGGTGCACCTCACCGTCAACG CTCCCCCCACGTTCACGGAAACGCCGCCGCAGTACGTCGAGgccaaggaaggcagcagcgtCACCTTGACCTGCATGGCGTTTGGGAACCCCAAGCCCATCGTCAGCTGGCTCAGAGAGGGCGAGCTGCTGGGGACCGACGGCAAGTACCAG GTGAGCGACGGGAGCCTGACGGTGCTCTCGGTCAGTCGGGAAGACAGAGGTGCCTACACCTGCCGGGCGTACAGCATCCAGGGGGAGGCTGTTCACACCACGCGCTTGCTCGTTCAAG GACCGCCCTTCATCGTTTCCCCTCCGGAGAACATCACTGTCAACATCTCCCAGGATGCGCTGTTCACCTGCCAGGCCGAGGCGTACCCCGGCAACCTCACCTACCTGTGGTACTGGGAGGAGGAGAACGTCTACTTCAAGAA TGACCTGAAGCTGAGGGTCCGGATCCTGATCGATGGGACGCTGATCATTTTCCGGGTCAAACCAGAGGATGCTGGAAAATATACCTGTATCCCCAGCAACAGCCTCGGCCGCTCGCCATCAGCCTCTGCCTACCTGACAGTGCAGT ATCCTGCCCGCGTGGTGAATATGCCCCCCGTCATTTATATTCCCATCGGGATACACGGATACATCCGCTGTCCGGTTGAGGCAGAGCCGCCGGTCACTCTGGTCAAGTGGAACAAAGACGGACGTCCCCTGCGAGTCGAAAAG TATGCTGGCTGGAACCTGCTGGAAGATGGGTCAATCCGAATAGAGGAGGCAACCGAAGACGCTCTCGGCACTTACACCTGTGTGCCTTATAACGCCCTGGGTACGATGGGCCAGTCTCCCCCTGCCCGACTGGTACTGAAG GACCCCCCCTATTTCACGGTGCTACCAGGCTGGGAGTACAGacaggaggcagggagggagctgttgATTCCTTGTGCTGCTGCGGGAGACCCCTTTCCTATCATCGCCTGGAGAAAG GTAGGGAAGCCCAGCAGGAGCAAGCACAACACGCTGCCCGGCGGCACCCTGCAGATCCGCTCCCTCGGCAAGGACGACCACGGCGAGTGGGAGTGCGTCGCCACCAACGTCGTCGCAAGCATTACTGCCAGCACTCATCTTACAGTCGTAG GCACAAGCCCTCATGCCCCGACCGGCGTGCATGTTGTGGCTGCCATGACCTCTGCCAACGTGTCCTGGGAGCCCGGCTACGACGGCGGATACGAGCAGACTTTCTCAGTTTGGTACGGCCCTCT GATGAAGAGAGCACAGTTTGGACCCCATGACTGGCTGTCTCTTCCTGTACCAGCTGGTTCCAGTTGGCTACTGGTGGATACCTTAGAACCGGAGACTGCGTACCAGTTCAGTGTCTTGGCTCAAAACAAGCTGGGCACCAGCTCCTTCAGTGAGGTGGTCACTGTGAACACTCTAG CATTCCCTGTAACAACTCCAGAGCCTCTGGTGTTGGTTACCCCACCGAGGTGCCTAACAGCCAACCGGACACAGCAAGGCGTCCTCTTGTCGTGGCTTCCTCCCGCTAACCACAGCTTTCCCATCGACCGCTACATCATGGAGTTCCGCGTCGGGGAGAGGTGGGAGATCTTGGATGACGGCATCCTAGGGACCGAGAGCGAGTTTTTTGCCAAGGACTTGTCCCAG GACACCTGGTATGAGTTCCGGGTCCTAGCAGTCATGCAGGATCTTATCAGTGAACCCAGTAACATTGCTGGCGTGTCCAGTACAG ACATATTCCCTCCGCCTGACCTGACGGACGAAGGTTTAGCCCGCCCGGTGCTGGCTGGCATCGTTGCCACCAtctgcttcctggctgctgccatCCTCTTCAGCACACTCGCTGCCTGCTTCGTCAACAAGCAACGCAAACGGAAACTCAAGCGCAAGAAAG acCCTCCTCTCTCGATAACCCACTGCAGGAAGAGTTTGGAGTCCCC GTTGTCTTCCGGCAAGGTGAGTCCCGAGAGCATCCGCACGCTCCGTCCCCCTTCGGAGTCCTCTGATGACCAAGGCCCGCAGGCCAAGCGgatgctgagccccagcaaggagAAGGAACTGTCCCTTTACAAGAAGACCAAGAGGGCAATTAGCAGCAAGAAGTACAGCGTCTCCAAGGCCGAGGCTGAAGCTGAGGCCACGACCCCCATCGAACTCATCAGCCGTGGGCCGGATGGCCGCTTCGTGATGGACCCGGCGGAGATGGAGCCCTCTCTGAAGACACGCCGGATCGAGGGCTTCCCGTTTGTGGAGGAGACGGATATGTACCCCGAGTTCCGGCAGTCGGACGAGGAGAACGACGACCCCGTCGTCCCCGCCTCCGTCACGGCCCTCAAATCCCAGCTCACCCCTCTCTCTTCCAGCCAGGAGTCCTACCTTCAGCCACCAGCATACAGTCCCCGGTTCCACCGGGCCTTGGAGGGCACGGGCACCCTTGAGAGCCACCTGCAGGCCACTGGCCAGGCCCGACCGCCAGCCCCCCGGGCTTTCCACCACGGCCAGTTTTACGGttacctcagcagcagcagccccggggaGGTGGACCCGCCACCCTTCTACATGCCGGAAGTCAGCCCGCTGAGCTCTGTCATGTCCTCCCCACCTCTGCACCCCGAGGGGCCCTTCGGACACCCCACCATCCCCGAGGAGAACGGGGAGAACGCTTCCAACAGCACGCTGCCTCTCGCCCAGACCCCCACGGGGGGCCGGTCCCccgagccctggggcagggcCGAGTTCCCCTTCGGTGGCCTGGAAGCGTCCCCTGTGGTGTTCCCCCACCAGCTCCAGCAGTGCGACGTGGCCGAGAGCGCCCAGCCCACGGCCTGTCTTCCTCGGGGGCCGCCCCCGTCCTCCCTCCAGGTCCCTGTGTCCTACCCGGGCATCCTGCCCCTGGAGGCACCAAAGAGTTGGACTGGCAAGTCACCTGGCAGGAGCCAACCTTCTGTGCCCACCACCACCAAATGGCAGGACAAACCTATGCAACCTATGGGGAGTCAAGGGCAGCTAAGACATACCAGTCAAGGTATGGGCATACCCGTGTTGCCTTACCACGAACCGTCCGAGTCAGTCGGCCACAGCGGCACAAGCACATTCAGCCTGGACACCAGGTGGTATGAGCCCCAACCCAGACCTCGGCCCAGCCCTCGGCAAGTCAGGAGGGCTGAGCCCAGTTTACATCAGGTGGTGCTACAACCTTCGAGGCTTTCTCCTCTGACCCAAAGCCCCCTCAGCTCCCGCAACAGCTCCCCGGAGCTGaccgcccgggcccggccgcggccgggcgtcATCCAGCAGGCAGAGATGTCAGAGAtcaccctgcagccccccgcggcGGTCAGCTTCTCGCGCAAGTCCACGCCGTCGACGGGATCCCCTGCTCCgagcagccagggagagagccCCAGCTACCGACCCACCACAGCCTTCACCTCTCTGGCCACTGGCTATTCTGGCTCCCAGGGCTCCTCCCTGCCCGTGGACACCATGGATGTTTTTGGAGAAATTCCCTCTCCGAAGGGAACTAGTGAGGAGATTCTCAGACCGGAGCCTACACCGACAACGGTAGCCACTTCGGG